In the genome of Saprospira sp. CCB-QB6, one region contains:
- a CDS encoding urocanate hydratase, translating into MLTNNSTLTSFQAEILAGIPQELPEYPKMDPSISRAPKRKDILSPTEKKLALKNALRYFPKHLHAQLAPEFMQELKEYGRIYMHRYQPKQAIYARPIEEYPCKSKQAAAIMLMIQNNLDPAVAQHPYELITYGGNGAVFQNWAQYRLSMKYLAEMTDEQTLVMYSGHPLGLFPAPKESPRVVVTNGMMIPNHSKGDDWERYNALGVTQYGQMTAGSYMYIGPQGIVHGTTITVLNAGRLQGSDDLGGKLFVTAGLGGMSGAQAKAAVIAGAIGVVAEADPLATQKRHEQGWVDEVYTDLAQLVARIESARAKKEAVSLAYQGNVVELWEYLVEQNVQVELGSDQTSLHNPYAGGYYPVDLDFETAKQMMGEQPEQFAQAVQATLRRHVNAINKMSERGMYFFDYGNAFLKAARDEAGADICLPDGQFKYPSYVQDIMGPMCFDFGFGPFRWVCASGKTEDLQFTDQLAAQVLEDMAQNAPEEISQQLADNIRWIKAAEENQLVVGSKARILYADALGRIRIAQAFNQAIAEGKLGPVVLGRDHHDVSGTDSPYRETSNIYDGSAFTADMAVQNFVGDAFRGATWISLHNGGGVGWGEVINGGFGMLLDGSPEADRRLQQMLFWDVNNGIARRAWARNPHARFAIEEEMKRSPGLQVTLAQEADEDLLEQLFK; encoded by the coding sequence ATGCTAACCAACAACTCCACCCTAACTTCTTTTCAAGCCGAAATACTAGCGGGTATTCCTCAAGAATTACCCGAATATCCTAAGATGGACCCTAGTATTAGTAGAGCCCCAAAGCGTAAGGATATTCTTAGCCCAACAGAAAAAAAGCTGGCCCTCAAAAATGCGTTGCGCTACTTCCCTAAGCATTTACATGCTCAATTGGCTCCTGAATTCATGCAAGAGCTCAAGGAATACGGACGCATTTATATGCACCGCTACCAACCCAAGCAGGCCATTTATGCCCGTCCTATCGAAGAATACCCCTGTAAATCTAAGCAGGCCGCCGCTATCATGCTGATGATTCAAAATAATTTGGACCCTGCTGTGGCCCAACATCCTTATGAGCTCATCACTTATGGGGGAAATGGTGCTGTTTTTCAGAACTGGGCCCAGTATCGCCTTAGCATGAAGTATTTAGCTGAGATGACTGATGAGCAAACCCTAGTAATGTATTCTGGTCATCCTTTGGGGCTTTTCCCAGCCCCTAAAGAATCGCCTAGAGTAGTGGTCACCAACGGCATGATGATTCCCAACCACTCTAAGGGAGATGATTGGGAGCGCTATAATGCCTTAGGCGTGACCCAATATGGCCAAATGACCGCAGGCTCTTATATGTATATTGGTCCACAAGGTATTGTGCATGGTACAACCATTACGGTATTGAATGCTGGCCGCTTGCAAGGCAGCGATGATTTGGGTGGAAAGTTATTTGTTACGGCTGGACTAGGCGGAATGTCCGGCGCTCAAGCCAAAGCTGCTGTAATTGCTGGCGCTATTGGCGTTGTCGCTGAGGCCGACCCTCTTGCCACACAGAAAAGACATGAGCAAGGCTGGGTAGATGAAGTCTATACCGATTTGGCCCAATTAGTTGCGCGAATTGAAAGCGCTAGAGCTAAAAAAGAGGCCGTTTCCTTGGCCTATCAGGGGAATGTGGTCGAGCTTTGGGAATATTTGGTCGAGCAAAATGTACAGGTAGAATTAGGCTCTGACCAAACCTCTTTACACAACCCTTATGCAGGAGGATATTATCCTGTTGATCTAGATTTTGAGACCGCTAAACAAATGATGGGCGAACAACCCGAGCAATTTGCCCAAGCCGTACAAGCTACCCTCCGCCGACATGTAAACGCCATCAATAAAATGAGCGAAAGAGGCATGTATTTCTTCGATTATGGCAATGCGTTCCTCAAAGCTGCTCGCGATGAAGCTGGAGCAGATATTTGCCTGCCCGATGGCCAGTTTAAATACCCCTCTTATGTGCAGGATATTATGGGGCCGATGTGCTTCGACTTTGGTTTTGGCCCCTTCCGTTGGGTTTGTGCCTCTGGCAAAACGGAAGATCTACAGTTTACTGATCAACTAGCCGCTCAGGTGCTAGAAGACATGGCCCAAAATGCGCCTGAAGAAATTAGCCAACAATTGGCCGATAATATCCGTTGGATCAAAGCCGCAGAAGAAAACCAATTGGTCGTGGGTTCTAAAGCCCGTATTCTCTATGCCGATGCATTAGGTCGCATTCGCATTGCCCAAGCTTTTAATCAAGCTATTGCTGAAGGCAAACTAGGGCCCGTGGTCCTTGGACGCGATCATCATGATGTTTCTGGAACAGATTCGCCCTATCGAGAAACCTCTAATATCTATGATGGCTCGGCCTTTACTGCCGATATGGCCGTACAAAACTTTGTGGGCGATGCTTTCCGCGGAGCCACTTGGATTTCCCTCCACAACGGTGGCGGCGTAGGTTGGGGCGAGGTCATCAATGGCGGCTTTGGAATGCTCTTAGACGGTAGCCCCGAAGCTGATCGCCGATTACAACAAATGCTTTTCTGGGATGTCAATAACGGGATTGCCCGACGTGCCTGGGCCAGAAACCCCCACGCCCGTTTTGCCATTGAAGAAGAAATGAAACGCTCTCCAGGCTTGCAAGTCACCCTTGCCCAAGAAGCAGATGAAGACCTACTTGAGCAACTTTTTAAGTAG
- a CDS encoding porin family protein — protein sequence MLRKITLLTAFLAFVVSAQAQKEFKFGVYVEPSISFFASNDKDVEPDGSNVGFTIGLLGEYYFGNSDNYALIMGGNFSLGRGGSLFYEDGGRLFPDSELDVESYTVNGTGVAGTDGDDILLNPNTKVKYKLNYLEIPVGLKLRTNELGESYMRAFFQLPVLTIGIPVSARASIETAENNNFSTTEGNTYYTPEKVKGENVYKDIFPLQIQLGAGAGVEYSPNEEGGLLLTAGLFYNYAFLDAVGTNQLFNASNVLEDNKARTGFHNIGLRIGIVF from the coding sequence ATGCTGCGTAAAATCACCTTATTAACGGCCTTTTTGGCCTTTGTTGTTTCTGCTCAAGCACAAAAGGAATTTAAATTTGGCGTTTATGTAGAGCCTTCTATCTCTTTTTTCGCCTCTAACGATAAGGACGTAGAGCCCGATGGCAGCAATGTCGGCTTTACAATTGGCCTACTCGGAGAATATTACTTTGGCAATAGCGATAATTATGCGCTAATTATGGGCGGAAATTTCTCTCTTGGCCGTGGTGGCTCTCTTTTTTATGAAGATGGTGGACGCCTTTTCCCCGATTCTGAATTAGATGTAGAGTCTTATACCGTTAATGGTACTGGCGTAGCAGGAACGGATGGCGATGATATTCTTCTAAACCCCAATACTAAGGTAAAATATAAACTCAATTACCTCGAAATTCCTGTTGGCCTAAAGTTACGCACCAATGAATTGGGCGAAAGCTATATGCGCGCCTTTTTCCAACTGCCTGTTCTCACAATCGGTATTCCCGTTTCCGCTCGTGCAAGCATTGAAACAGCTGAAAATAATAATTTCAGCACAACTGAAGGAAATACTTACTATACCCCCGAAAAAGTAAAAGGCGAAAATGTCTATAAGGATATTTTCCCTCTCCAAATCCAACTCGGCGCTGGCGCCGGTGTAGAGTACTCGCCCAACGAAGAAGGTGGCCTACTCCTTACTGCAGGCCTATTCTATAACTATGCGTTCTTGGATGCCGTAGGCACTAACCAACTCTTTAATGCAAGCAACGTACTAGAAGACAACAAAGCCCGCACTGGCTTCCACAATATTGGCCTACGTATAGGTATCGTTTTCTAA
- a CDS encoding TonB-dependent receptor encodes MNKLIPYFFLLLVGPIWGQSLSEPAVFQHYFKDDLRAARLYTDAGLGKYFWLAQQREPNLNYYGFDDYSLDHDGAFGSILLTPKHQPLLGVDLMGSHAGEFNGALRSRLDVDAMQVSLDVQGQYLNQIRDANGDGWQDQAQNQSFYLDNGWDFYSGRYHSNNNIQFLSLEQQEGQTAFLQGDTMAYGQGLKLQQQQLSSHHLVGFRTKDLLLVNLQYKDHMQQRNWGDREYEGEEVRLDVKARYEYHLKSELDIFRMQLDVVQNRFIERLDSQNFRRDERLLGGALGYDTYWGPKWQLITHMQLHYHNLAGPQFSPQLKLNYQLHKDIKSNFFAGRSWRFANPLTEYADLLRTGRRIEVDSDWQAEELYYYGFALDASRWWTFSYGPFGSFLSQLQFRWRQQLAPQEMVVNLDEDPYLLSFDYLDEGQMGLRNSLEVSGGINFSEPSLSFNFDYRHSRRWSYIADQRRELPLYSRHRLRLAARYICRFRNWETGRPIYLFGIESILYLQSGQRLPSLGARGEVPERSPGFSRWDMELELPFNRWFSKSKFFKQTGFRLGVQQLLNKQQKTLIYGAEDPFSADFEGGYQWGSTVGRRFYLHFSYQLM; translated from the coding sequence ATGAATAAACTAATACCCTACTTTTTTCTCCTTTTAGTTGGACCAATTTGGGGGCAGAGCTTATCGGAGCCTGCCGTTTTTCAGCATTATTTTAAAGATGATTTGCGAGCCGCTCGTTTGTATACGGATGCGGGTTTGGGCAAATATTTTTGGTTGGCCCAGCAGCGTGAGCCCAACCTAAATTACTATGGTTTTGATGATTATAGTTTGGACCATGATGGGGCTTTTGGCAGCATTTTGCTTACGCCCAAGCATCAACCTCTTTTGGGGGTAGACCTTATGGGCAGTCATGCTGGAGAGTTCAATGGGGCTTTGCGCAGCCGTTTGGATGTTGACGCCATGCAAGTGAGTTTGGATGTGCAAGGGCAATACCTGAATCAAATTCGGGATGCAAATGGAGATGGTTGGCAAGATCAGGCTCAAAATCAGAGTTTTTATTTGGACAACGGCTGGGATTTTTATTCGGGCCGCTATCACTCCAACAACAATATTCAGTTTTTGAGTTTGGAGCAGCAAGAGGGGCAAACCGCCTTTTTGCAGGGGGATACGATGGCCTATGGTCAAGGACTCAAGCTGCAACAGCAGCAGCTCAGTAGTCATCATTTGGTGGGGTTTCGGACCAAAGATTTATTGCTTGTCAATTTGCAGTATAAGGACCATATGCAGCAACGAAATTGGGGCGATCGAGAATATGAGGGGGAAGAAGTGCGCCTAGATGTCAAGGCCCGCTATGAATACCACCTCAAATCGGAGCTGGACATTTTTCGGATGCAGTTGGATGTGGTCCAAAATCGCTTTATTGAGCGATTAGACAGCCAGAATTTTAGACGGGATGAGCGGCTTTTGGGCGGCGCTTTGGGCTATGATACTTATTGGGGACCAAAATGGCAGTTGATTACACATATGCAGTTGCATTATCATAATTTGGCAGGCCCCCAATTTAGTCCTCAACTAAAATTGAATTATCAGTTGCATAAGGACATTAAGAGCAACTTTTTTGCTGGCCGCTCTTGGCGTTTTGCCAATCCCTTGACCGAATATGCTGATTTATTGCGCACGGGCCGCCGCATAGAAGTGGATAGCGATTGGCAGGCCGAAGAACTCTACTATTATGGTTTTGCCTTAGATGCTTCGCGTTGGTGGACTTTTTCTTATGGGCCATTTGGATCTTTTCTCTCCCAGTTACAGTTTCGTTGGCGGCAGCAGCTAGCGCCTCAAGAGATGGTGGTCAACTTAGATGAAGACCCTTATTTGCTTAGCTTTGACTATTTAGATGAGGGGCAGATGGGCTTGCGAAATAGCTTAGAGGTATCTGGGGGCATCAACTTTTCAGAGCCCTCTCTTTCCTTTAATTTTGACTATCGGCATAGTCGTCGTTGGAGCTATATCGCAGATCAGCGTCGAGAGTTGCCCCTTTATAGTCGCCATCGGTTGCGCTTAGCGGCTCGTTATATTTGCCGTTTTCGGAATTGGGAGACAGGGCGACCTATTTATCTTTTTGGTATAGAATCTATTCTATATTTGCAATCTGGCCAACGACTACCGAGTTTGGGCGCTAGAGGAGAGGTGCCAGAAAGGAGTCCGGGCTTTAGTCGTTGGGATATGGAGCTAGAGTTGCCTTTCAACCGTTGGTTTTCAAAGTCTAAGTTTTTTAAGCAAACAGGATTTAGACTGGGGGTACAGCAATTGCTTAATAAGCAACAAAAAACGCTTATCTATGGCGCAGAAGATCCTTTTTCTGCAGATTTTGAGGGCGGCTATCAATGGGGAAGTACTGTTGGCCGACGATTTTACCTTCATTTTAGCTATCAGTTGATGTAG
- a CDS encoding gliding motility protein GldB-related protein, with protein MKTLWGLLAFVFLFSVFTACNTRPDRLSKYQPSLSDQKAKVEIFRFEQDLMALPKDSTKIKEGIEKLKEKYPDFAPLYFGQIMGMPDNRPDFAARLLSFLNFKESELLYDSIQLAYPNLDKVQADLEQAAVHYLYYFGGKTHPFEKVYTYFSFYNYGTFTLEKYSGLGLDFFLGPDHIGYLAHPNLKNAYMRRTLTAEHIPAKMAYALADQLVEQQAKRESSRLIDEMIFNGKKFFLAGALLPQTADSLIFDFSAFQIEFCEKGEQGLWDYLGEQDLLYSSDATKYRKYVTVGPFKPDLDLPGNSGSWLGAQILRQYAQRRRLELKNNRPNSSPQEIDQVIIQEILNESSPEHFMKRYKPRK; from the coding sequence ATGAAAACTCTTTGGGGCCTATTGGCTTTTGTCTTCCTTTTTTCCGTCTTTACGGCTTGTAATACAAGGCCTGATCGTTTGTCTAAATATCAACCGAGCTTATCTGACCAAAAAGCCAAGGTAGAGATTTTTCGTTTTGAGCAGGACCTGATGGCTTTGCCCAAAGACAGTACGAAGATAAAAGAAGGGATAGAGAAATTGAAGGAAAAGTATCCGGATTTTGCGCCCCTATACTTTGGGCAAATTATGGGGATGCCTGATAATCGGCCAGATTTTGCGGCTCGTTTGTTGAGTTTTCTCAACTTTAAAGAATCAGAACTACTGTATGACAGTATTCAGTTGGCTTATCCCAATTTAGATAAGGTTCAGGCTGATTTGGAGCAGGCTGCGGTCCATTATCTCTATTATTTTGGTGGCAAAACGCATCCTTTTGAGAAGGTCTACACCTACTTTAGTTTTTATAATTACGGGACCTTTACCTTAGAAAAGTATTCGGGTTTGGGATTGGATTTCTTTTTGGGGCCCGATCATATAGGGTATTTGGCTCATCCCAACTTGAAAAATGCTTATATGCGAAGAACTTTAACAGCAGAGCATATTCCGGCCAAAATGGCTTATGCTTTGGCTGATCAATTGGTCGAGCAGCAGGCCAAAAGGGAGAGCAGTCGTTTGATTGATGAGATGATTTTTAATGGGAAAAAGTTCTTTTTAGCTGGGGCGCTTTTGCCACAGACCGCAGATAGCCTCATTTTTGATTTCTCGGCCTTTCAAATTGAGTTTTGCGAAAAAGGCGAGCAGGGTTTATGGGATTATTTGGGCGAGCAGGACCTTTTGTATAGCAGTGATGCGACTAAATATCGCAAATATGTTACGGTGGGACCTTTTAAGCCAGACTTAGATTTGCCAGGAAATAGTGGGAGTTGGTTGGGCGCGCAAATTTTAAGGCAGTATGCGCAACGTCGGCGTTTAGAGCTTAAAAACAATCGACCCAATAGCAGTCCACAAGAAATAGATCAAGTGATCATCCAGGAGATTCTAAATGAGAGTAGTCCAGAGCACTTCATGAAACGCTACAAGCCAAGGAAATAA
- a CDS encoding DUF4271 domain-containing protein, with amino-acid sequence MTNIETKYIVVQRILLLFTCFFLGQVTLSAQFGEQQLLAADALSLNMLVEEKQEQEAQLLEDPLAFEQLRLAPQKAAPAPYTASKISREHYVDNPYDLEDFSNPFNLPKKGQQLGQRKVQLAKDIEIDKFWSELFAPKEQPAVLSTSTQKAKRQPAWLLFALLGQLLLFAFLLTAYRSETYRDFWAYGNLNIAGQEEREQRFQQWSAYNLLTYLQAGFAIGSFIYLASNFQLLQAGQVPNWGFGNFAFLIAATMTGYTIRQAVLRLLGELYPISQEMSFYSYLNANQHRIMGFVLLPMLFLLAYTAPDVQAVLPMFLGAALILSLTYTSLRAAFTALDTVRFHKFQFFLYLCSVEIAPPLILLKFLSII; translated from the coding sequence TTGACGAATATCGAGACGAAATATATAGTAGTTCAGCGCATTTTGTTGCTCTTTACTTGCTTTTTCTTGGGCCAGGTGACCTTATCGGCTCAATTTGGAGAACAGCAATTATTGGCTGCGGATGCCTTGAGTTTAAATATGCTAGTGGAGGAAAAGCAGGAGCAAGAAGCTCAGCTGCTAGAAGATCCATTAGCTTTTGAGCAGCTGCGTTTGGCCCCTCAAAAGGCGGCTCCAGCGCCTTATACTGCCAGCAAAATATCTAGGGAGCACTATGTAGACAACCCCTATGACTTGGAAGACTTTAGTAATCCGTTCAACTTACCCAAAAAAGGGCAGCAGTTAGGGCAACGGAAAGTTCAATTGGCTAAAGATATAGAGATAGATAAATTTTGGAGTGAATTATTTGCCCCCAAAGAACAGCCTGCGGTATTATCTACCTCTACCCAAAAAGCAAAGCGGCAGCCAGCCTGGTTACTGTTTGCACTTTTGGGGCAATTACTCTTGTTTGCCTTTTTACTCACCGCCTACCGTTCTGAAACCTATAGAGATTTTTGGGCCTATGGCAACCTAAATATTGCTGGACAAGAAGAACGGGAACAACGATTTCAGCAGTGGTCAGCTTATAATTTGCTCACTTATCTACAAGCAGGTTTTGCAATAGGTAGTTTTATCTATTTGGCAAGCAATTTCCAACTGCTACAAGCAGGGCAAGTTCCAAATTGGGGCTTTGGCAATTTTGCTTTTTTAATAGCGGCTACTATGACTGGATATACCATCAGACAAGCCGTTTTGAGACTTTTGGGCGAACTCTATCCCATTAGTCAAGAAATGAGCTTTTATAGCTACCTGAATGCCAATCAACACCGAATTATGGGCTTTGTGCTCTTGCCTATGCTTTTCCTTTTGGCCTATACGGCTCCCGATGTACAAGCTGTTTTGCCAATGTTTTTAGGTGCAGCCCTTATTCTTAGCTTGACTTATACCTCTTTACGTGCAGCATTTACTGCTCTAGATACAGTTCGATTTCATAAGTTTCAATTTTTTCTTTACCTTTGCAGCGTTGAAATAGCCCCCCCGCTAATTCTACTCAAATTCTTGTCTATCATTTAA
- a CDS encoding PhoH family protein, with the protein MATSEILFILENIELIDFYGQNDSKLALVQASYPDLKITPRGNTVRISGEKQRVQEVKHKLELMVKMLQQLGELHPQAVQDMLKGENPFESKLRKVNRNAIVYGRSGKPITPRTRNQKKLVELADINDLVFAIGPAGTGKTYTAVAMAVRALKQNIVKRIILTRPAVEAGENLGFLPGDLKDKIDPYLRPLYDALDDMILPDKLNYFMQNRIIEVAPLAFMRGRTLDDAFVILDEAQNTTEMQLKMFLTRLGPNAKCIITGDLSQIDLPRKQQSGLIRALRILKGVDGIGQLYLDASDVVRHRLVKEIIHAYDRDDAAQESRREDWRRKKEEERNNDPH; encoded by the coding sequence ATGGCAACTAGCGAAATCCTATTCATCCTCGAAAATATAGAGCTGATTGATTTTTATGGTCAAAATGATAGCAAACTGGCATTGGTCCAAGCTAGCTATCCAGACCTGAAAATTACGCCCCGAGGCAATACCGTCCGCATTAGCGGAGAAAAACAAAGGGTGCAAGAGGTGAAACATAAACTAGAGCTGATGGTCAAAATGCTCCAACAATTAGGCGAGCTACACCCTCAGGCTGTACAAGATATGCTCAAAGGCGAAAACCCCTTTGAGAGCAAATTGCGTAAGGTCAACCGCAACGCGATTGTATATGGCCGCTCTGGCAAACCCATTACCCCTCGTACGCGCAACCAAAAGAAATTGGTTGAACTAGCCGATATTAACGATCTAGTCTTTGCTATTGGTCCAGCCGGAACCGGAAAAACCTATACGGCAGTGGCTATGGCAGTGCGCGCCCTCAAGCAAAATATCGTCAAAAGAATCATTTTAACTCGCCCTGCAGTAGAAGCGGGCGAAAATCTAGGTTTTTTGCCTGGAGACCTCAAAGATAAGATTGATCCTTATCTACGGCCCTTGTACGATGCCCTAGACGATATGATTCTGCCCGATAAGCTCAATTACTTTATGCAAAATCGCATTATTGAGGTGGCCCCACTAGCCTTTATGCGGGGACGTACACTAGATGATGCCTTTGTCATTTTGGATGAGGCCCAAAACACCACAGAAATGCAGCTCAAGATGTTCTTGACGCGTTTGGGCCCCAATGCAAAATGTATCATTACTGGCGATCTTTCTCAGATTGACTTGCCCAGAAAACAGCAGTCTGGTCTTATTCGCGCATTACGCATCCTAAAAGGAGTAGACGGAATTGGCCAGCTTTATCTGGATGCTAGCGATGTGGTCCGTCACCGCCTCGTTAAGGAAATCATTCATGCTTACGATCGAGATGATGCGGCCCAAGAAAGCCGTAGAGAAGATTGGCGCCGTAAAAAAGAAGAAGAGCGAAATAATGACCCTCATTAA
- a CDS encoding uroporphyrinogen-III synthase, producing MSSVEAKERLKRVESILVTQMTTENNKAPYDRLVEKYGIKVDYRPFTEVRPVSAKEFRKQKVKLEDYSAVIFTSKSAIDHYFRLCEEMRYKVPAETKYFCLSEAIALYLQKHTTYRKRRVFFGKRTLQDLKPHLLKHKKKESFLLPSSNLGKKAYETFLENEGFNFAVSEMYLAASSDISDLEDVFYDILVFFSPLSLDSLYDNFPDFKQNNTRIAVYGNSTAKAIEAKGLYIDIKVPDPENPKIRSMAEAIEYYIKEANGL from the coding sequence ATGTCATCCGTGGAAGCAAAAGAAAGATTGAAGCGAGTAGAGAGCATTTTGGTGACTCAAATGACAACCGAAAATAATAAAGCTCCCTATGATCGCCTAGTAGAGAAGTACGGTATTAAGGTGGATTATCGCCCATTTACAGAGGTTCGGCCCGTTTCGGCCAAGGAGTTTCGTAAACAAAAGGTAAAGCTGGAAGATTATTCAGCAGTTATCTTTACCTCTAAATCTGCTATTGACCATTATTTCCGCCTTTGTGAGGAAATGCGCTATAAGGTCCCCGCAGAAACAAAATATTTCTGTCTATCTGAAGCTATTGCGCTTTATTTGCAGAAACATACCACCTACCGCAAACGTCGAGTATTCTTTGGCAAAAGAACACTACAAGACCTCAAACCTCACTTGCTCAAGCATAAGAAGAAAGAAAGCTTTTTACTTCCTTCTTCTAACTTAGGCAAAAAAGCCTATGAGACTTTTCTAGAAAATGAAGGCTTCAACTTTGCCGTTTCAGAAATGTACCTAGCTGCTAGCTCTGATATTTCTGATCTCGAAGATGTATTCTATGATATTTTGGTCTTTTTTAGCCCACTTAGCCTAGATTCACTCTACGATAACTTCCCCGACTTTAAACAAAATAATACCCGAATTGCCGTTTATGGCAACTCTACCGCCAAAGCCATTGAGGCAAAAGGCCTATATATTGACATCAAAGTTCCAGATCCAGAAAACCCCAAAATACGCTCTATGGCAGAAGCTATTGAGTACTATATAAAGGAGGCTAATGGCCTTTAG
- a CDS encoding FISUMP domain-containing protein: MKFIRHLPLFLVGCSLFLSSCNKNTPAEASIFAGNNQETPLGAQQTSPLQVRVTNNKGEPLEDIEVSFEVVIGSGQLENDTYEARSKTNSYGVAQMYWTFGRENRSQKVRAEVEGLNGPALEFFGQPAYFEDSRDNQLYLLTEMGGQIWMGENLRYQANASLVNPDFPATLYGRVYTWSAANSACPAGFHLPSRSEWDNLVQSLPYDEGGAARLLKANSGWLLSNNGVDRLGFKVFPAGDYLTAQGEFRGLSEYGIFWTSDPEGTQNAYYKILDYDDENIRGASYSQSNFAACRCVQD; the protein is encoded by the coding sequence ATGAAATTTATTCGCCACCTTCCCCTCTTCCTTGTTGGCTGCTCCCTGTTTTTGAGCAGCTGTAATAAAAATACCCCCGCAGAAGCCAGTATTTTTGCCGGAAATAATCAAGAAACGCCTTTGGGCGCTCAACAAACAAGCCCACTACAGGTCCGCGTGACTAATAATAAAGGAGAGCCCCTAGAAGATATTGAAGTGAGTTTTGAGGTCGTCATTGGTAGCGGTCAGCTCGAGAATGATACTTATGAGGCTCGCAGTAAAACCAATAGTTATGGCGTAGCACAGATGTATTGGACCTTTGGGCGAGAAAACCGCAGCCAAAAGGTACGCGCCGAAGTGGAAGGCCTTAATGGTCCTGCCCTAGAGTTTTTTGGCCAACCCGCCTATTTTGAAGATAGTCGAGACAATCAACTTTATTTATTGACTGAAATGGGCGGACAAATTTGGATGGGCGAAAATCTGCGCTATCAAGCAAATGCCTCTTTGGTCAATCCCGATTTTCCAGCTACGCTTTATGGCCGCGTATATACTTGGAGTGCAGCCAACTCGGCCTGTCCTGCAGGTTTTCATCTCCCCAGCCGAAGCGAATGGGACAATCTAGTTCAAAGTCTTCCCTATGATGAAGGAGGAGCCGCTCGTTTGCTCAAAGCTAATTCAGGTTGGTTACTCTCTAACAATGGCGTTGATCGCCTAGGCTTTAAGGTTTTTCCCGCTGGCGATTATCTAACTGCTCAAGGAGAATTTAGGGGCTTGAGTGAATATGGCATTTTTTGGACCAGCGATCCTGAGGGCACCCAAAACGCCTATTATAAAATCCTCGATTATGATGATGAAAACATAAGAGGGGCCAGTTATAGCCAGTCTAATTTTGCCGCCTGCCGATGTGTGCAAGATTAA